From Nicotiana tabacum cultivar K326 chromosome 20, ASM71507v2, whole genome shotgun sequence, one genomic window encodes:
- the LOC107832834 gene encoding uncharacterized protein LOC107832834, with protein MGDHFVFLVDRLLTESTLEAAIESRNQKQLASSTTNYPVADCSREESDPFMTPRKMVECRICQDEDVDSNMETPCSCCGSLKYAHRRCVQRWCNEKGDTICEICHQPFRPGYTAPPPIFRLGGIPMNFRGNWGIVRRDLNNPRLIAVVSTDRDFINSDYDDYAVSTSRSMMCCRSVAIIFMLLLVLRHTLPIIVNQGGDYSFPLVMLLMLRITGIVLPIYIIMKAVTSCHRRQRQQAILPISSSDEESGPVILSHQPPIIDAP; from the exons ATGGGAGATCattttgtgtttttggttgatcGGTTGCTAACTGAATCAACTTTGGAGGCTGCAATTGAAAGCAGAAACCAGAAACAGCTAGCATCATCGACGACTAACTATCCAGTAGCTGATTGCTCTAGAGAGGAATCTGATCCTTTCATGACACCTAGGAAGATGGTCGAATGCAGGATATGTCAAGATGAAGATGTGGATTCGAATATGGAGACTCCTTGCTCTTGCTGTGGTAGCTTGAAG TATGCACATCGGAGATGCGTGCAAAGGTGGTGTAATGAGAAGGGTGATACCATTTGTGAGATATGCCATCAG CCTTTCAGGCCTGGTTATACAGCACCACCCCCTATTTTTCGACTCGGAGGAATCCCAATGAATTTCAG GGGGAACTGGGGAATTGTCAGAAGAGACCTGAATAATCCTCGTCTAATAGCAGTGGTTTCAACTGATCGCGATTTCATCAACTCTGACTATGACGACTATGCGGTTTCCACATCAAGAAGCATGATGTGTTGTCGTTCAGTTGCAATAATt TTTATGCTGCTTCTAGTTTTACGGCACACTCTTCCCATCATAGTGAATCAAGGAGGGGACTATTCGTTCCCTTTGGTCATG CTACTAATGCTACGGATTACTGGCATTGTTTTGCCTATCTACATCATAATGAAAGCAGTGACGTCTTGCCACAGACGCCAACGCCAGCAG GCTATTTTACCCATCTCCTCGTCTGATGAAGAATCTGGCCCTGTGATACTCTCACATCAACCTCCAATCATCGACGCCCCTTGA